The sequence below is a genomic window from Microcebus murinus isolate Inina chromosome 4, M.murinus_Inina_mat1.0, whole genome shotgun sequence.
tattttccacATATGAAACTGTTAACTGGACATACTTTgcaatttatttacattattaagtatgaaatgtctgatttccttaagtactgtttggcagttgatatctctgaaatttcaccttgagatttatttttgttaattttattgtgaaggtacatcctcattctttcaaacacatgttgtggcttgtgattacctttcaaaaaaattttagagcaatttttgtgaaaccattgataagtcaaaaattcatgctCTTTTTGAATATGAGCTCTGTCTTGGAACCAATGCTGCagagacagcttgaaatatcaatgaagtgttggAAAGGGtgtggtgaatgaatgaacagtatgttgatggtttgagaagttcaattctggtgattttaaacttgaaaatgagACACACAgtcgacctgagaccaaggtggataattacaagctgaaagctgtagtgggagtgaatccatctcaacctatgcatgaattagcaccAAGGTTTGACATTAAACTTCAAAAAGATTAATCTGATTTGCAATCACATAAACTGCCTACCATAACAAAATTTGATGctgtttaacaaaatatttaaaaatttctaaatttgacaGCAACATGTTCACAATGTCCAgcatcttaaaaaatgtttatttgtcaGGGTGATGTTACCCAAAATTATGAGAGAATATTATCAATAGTAAAACTAGGAACAACAGAGATGATGGAATTAGCATATAAGAACTttgaaacaattataaatatttgcaaaaatttaaacaggaatattaaagaaagaaatttcaatagAGAAACAAATTGAGTTACTAGGGCTAAATGTTGTATCAGAAATACACATGCAATACACAACATTACATTgttcatttcttaaatttatattaggtatttcagaaaaatagaatagtaaaTTTGAAAATGGGACTATAGATACTATCCACACTTAAgtacaaagagaaggaaaaaacaaaggatTAAACATCTGTAATTTGAAAGGCTTGTGGGAAATAAGTCACATATAGTAGGAAATAAGGTAGTAGGAAATAtagtaggaaaaaagaatatatccaCATATACTAGGAAATAAGGAATGAACACAgactttataacaaaaataacacaagacaaaaataaatgtagcAACCTATTTAAAACACTAGAAAAACATGAAACATTATTCTATAtaagataataatttaaaacttacagaTTTCCTGGTGTTTCTGGTAATGACCAAGaaatctttgaaaagatgaacaacaTCACAAATAATATCTTAGGAGGGAAAAAGGACCCTGAATGTACTTGAGATATACCCAAATCAGGCAAATTCTGAATAATGTTTGACATTAAAGAAATGAGTGATGTTCTcattttttacaacttttattttgagggaaaaaCCGATCCTGCATCATTCAGTTAGAAATCTCATATATAAGTCACCATTTTTCCgagctaaagaaaaagaagatacagTTTATAACCATGGCCACAGAAACATTTGGTTGAATCCTAAAATATGACACAGCCTGGGAAAGGAAGAGACATAATTTATGTACAAATCTTATCCAGTTCACTTACCTGAAATGTGTAGAATGTGAGTAGATTACAATAGCCTAGAGAAGGCTAAAAATATAAACTGGTATTGCTAGTACCAACAGGACAGTTTGCAATCTGAGTCAAGCCATTAATTTCctcttaaaatacagaaaaagaataagcaaaatgAATGTTCTTAAGGTCATATAATAAAAATCAGGCATTCTCATAGCATAATATTCGATGCATAAGATAGAATCCAAACTTCATTAACATTCAAATGTACAGGAAAATCAGAGCAAGGCCAAATGTGGGAAGAGAGGTTGGTTGCTAGTTCTCTTTCTTTCGTATTAAGGCTATCTGTACCAGACTTGGGTAATGGCTTCAATTGCTTTCTTGCTTCTTCTATTAACTCTATCTTCTGCATCAAAATCTATTTTGTATATGTGGAGGTCTTTGGTGAGACAGtgctttcccctctctctctccctcatggCAGGAAACTCTTCTTTGTATCACTGCAGGATCTTGGATCAATGAAGTAAATATAAACATCAAACAATAAAGCTTGCAGATGAAAATCTACGAACACTGGCTTCATCTCAAgtacatataaacattttaaaaataaataaaaaagaaaaacaatccaattaaaaatgagcaaaagttcagacactttacaaaagaaaatatatgaatgattGATGTGTTAATGCAAAGTGTTCATTATCATTAATCTTcagataaatggaaattaaaatctcTGTGAGATACCATTTTATACCAATTaccatttctaaaataagaataaaaggaaaatcctAAAAACAACAGAGatcagcaaggatgtggaaaaatgggACTTTCATACATAGCTGATGGTAATATAAATCGCTACAGTAAGTTTAAAaatctggcattttcttttttagttaaaTACGTATTTACCATGCAAtccagtaattctacttttaggtctATAACAAGAGAAATTATTGTGTATAGCctcaaatatatttgtttatatcagaCTTTTTATAACTCATGTATTCATCAATAGGAAATGGTTAAAAAAGTGATATCTTAATTCAATGAACTATGAAGCATAAAAACACAATTTGGATGGATTTCAAAAACAATATATTGAGTGAAAGATGCCAGATAAAGAGTATGTATTGTGTTATTTCATTTGCTTGACAttctagaacagaaaaataaatttaggcaTAGAATTCAGTTGCCCATGGGTGCAAGGATGCTGTCTGTGGGTTAAAGTATGAGGAAAATCTCCTCGTGATGGAACTGGCCTATGGGGAAATAAAGCATAAGGAAATTCTCTCTGTtcttgaaaatgttctatatcttgctATAGGTATTATGCAAAAGgcacatataaaatacattttttaagactCATCAATTGGTGCAACTTAGGTCCATGCTTCACTCTACATACATTTTCCtaaattctgttttcatttgttcatttaacaaacaaataatacttgtgtatatttatggggtacaaaacAATTATTCTCTATGTATACAATGTAGAAAGATTAGAAGTACAGGACGAAGATAGGTGTACAACATTTTATAGTAGATCTTACTTCAGATAAGGTTGTATTAAACATTATCCAATGGTGATGTTAGCTCAAGAAACACTACAATTAGGTAGGTAGTCATTGTAGCTGCATATCACATCATGGTAATTGTTATAGGTTTGCCATATGAAAGgaaaagctattaatatatatggcAATCATTTAGAGATGAGGctctaatttcaaatattttagttatcaaTTATGTGACTTCTGGAAAATTACATAGTTTATCTGAGCTCCTTTCCTTCTGAATATGGAATGATAACATCTATCTCACATGAATGtgataaagaatttattttaaccCAGTGCCtactacatattttaatatagataatACATTCAAAGGGTAAATTCCATGTGATAATGATAATGTCACATACAATTTAGCCATGACTTTGGAACAGTTCCAGTTTTACTAGAATGAAGCTGATACACCCAGTATGATGAAGTATTTCTCATTATTACTTTAATTGTTGACTCATTATGGGTGAGTGAATGAGTATCTTTATATCATTTAGGTCTCCATGGAACTGTTCAgaacatttatgttgttttgctCCTTTCCTTGAATTGTCCCTTACATTTTCTCACTGGGGAATAGGTACAGTGAACTGGATAATTAGCAGGAACATAAAGGCATCTTTTCTAAGCCTCTCAGATGATTTGGGCATAATGATCTCAATGGATTATATACTATTTCCTTAGGGAACATTATAAAGGAGTAAAACTATAAATTCTTCCTACCCATCGAAAAAGTATGAGTAATTTGGGagaagaaaatttgatttttcattgACGGTGAGTCAATAAGAATTGTCATTGATTTGATTATTACCTGGGTAAGGGTAAATTTCCCATTACTTCTGGATTCTGACATAAATATTTGTATGGTCACTGACAGttgattttttcaaatatacCACAAAAATTTAGTGTGTCCTTAGATCACTAGGGTTTCCTGTAACAGTGTGATGCTTAGGCACCATCCTATGGGTTAAACAGATGTCCTAGATCAATTGATTAGTGAGAGGAGATAGTAGAATTTGGATATTGAAAATGAAGATACATTTTGAAAGGCCTAAAAAGTTCATCATTGATCTCATATTTTAGAGTCTAATAAGGTTAAGATTTTCAGATAAAATGAATGATGCCcagttacatttaaatttcagataaacaagaaGTACTATGACcaaatttaatgtaaaatttcaaaaagaatgttttaataaaattaattttatgcaatattttaaagctTCAAATAATTTCTAGATGATATCACATGTataaacatgcatttttttttttttttagtttatctttCCTACTGGAATacttacaacttttttttttaactataggtGTTACAAACTGATTGCTTAGACTGGTAgctaaatagaaattttaaagtaatagagTTACTGATAAACCCCTAAAACCTAAATAATTCCTAATGGACCTCACCAAGTCTACAGATTGGAAATTCCGtcattcttttgcacattttttgtATCCTGTTCCTTCTATTGGTTAGCACTAAAtggagttatttaaaatatatgcatagtaTTTTCAGAATGGATTAGAACTATTCTTTTTCTCACAAGAAGAAATGAGTAgggtaaaaaatacaaaaatcttcaGAGGAGATAATAACTTCCTGTGAAAATGGACAATGTTTCcataaacactaaaaaaaaaagttaacaattattttaatccataaatatttttaaactgcgATGGACTTGAAAGTGGTTGGATTGATACTAGAATTCTGTGTCCAGTTAGTTTCAATTTCTACCATAAACATTATGTTAGCAGGTCCTGTAGCACTGCACATTCAAGATACAGTTTTCAAGATTGAATAGACTGTGGTTCTTATTTGTGgggcaaaaaacatgaaaggGGACTAGAATTCAATGTAGAAACAGCAAACAGCTTTATCTAggaaaaaaggatggaaaaggcTCACGAATAATCCCTTTACTTGTCCTCATTCCATGGATTGGGTTGGGTAGATGTTTAACAACTATCATATTCATAGAATTGCTACTAGCTTCCACAAGGTGGCTGTGGATTGCAGCTGCTCCAAACTGTGGGTTTGGACCTTGAGGAGGGCTCCCAGAAGTTTCTACCTGATATCTGTGTAAGCTAAAACTGGCATTCCATTCCCTTATATAATCCTGCATTTAATCTGACTGAAGATTTTGAAATCCAATTACTACTCCAATTGAAAGTTACAATCTGAAAGAGTGACAAATTTTCACTGAGTAGAAACTAAATGTGATAGGAAGAAAATTCAAGTTAATCAGACTAAATCACCCTCACTATCTTTAATCAGTGCAGTTCCACTTTCTTTTTTGACTTCTCAtgtaattttgattaaataaaaggggaaatacttttcactgaaatattttaaatcacagtATTATTCTATTTGAATACTGCATTCTACAATTCTAGAAATTGACACTTAATAATATATGATGCCATAAAtgctcaaataatttttaaatgcttcataGACTATCATTAGAGGAATAAagcatatataattaaattaaaaaaaatccctggatATTGATTTAAACTATATATCTTTGCAGGAATGTTTACAGACCAAATGTATCTTTAAacttacactatttttttttcatcatattacaggggtacaaatgtttaggttacatatattgcctttgcctcaccctagtaagagcttcaagcatgtccaacccccatacagtgcacactgtacccattaggtgtgaataaaGTTACATAAGTTATATACCTAAGTTGAGACAcaaatatgattatttatttggaatggcaaaataaatttaaaatttgagtaGCAAACAATAACATGGACACAAACATAAAATCTACAAATACACAAATGTCATCAATAATATTCAAAACCCATCTCAGCATGTGAGTAGTAAAAGTATCCTGAGAAGgccttttaaaatcagaatagaTAGCATTATTCAATTAACTATTTTTGAATCATAGAAATATATCCAAGGAATATCAAAGTATTAATTCAGTCCTACCTAGCTTGGATTCCACAATGCTTGCAGACATAAAAAACACTCTGACATTGGTTGAAGTGTGATAAAGTAGATGTTgcaatgaagagagaaaaagggctTAATTGATCATGGTTATCATATCTTAAATTTGTGAGTGCATTCATAAGGTCCCACCCCAGACTTTGAAAAAGCAGATGAGGGACCCTAATTCTAATCTTCATTACTTTATTGTACTCTCTCCCTAGTCTATATTTAAGAATATCAAAATTAAGCAAGAATTCTTAGATGCAAGATACCAATgtgcaaaggaaataaagtcttACAtagttatataattaataatatgcATATTGTTTTGTTATTACTAGATATACCGTCCAAAACTTGCTGAACCATTTTAATCTATGTCATCAGTGCACATATAACAGATGAATCCCTCTTTATGGAAAATATAagattctactttttatttcatttctaatggAATGCAGAAATTATGTTTCTATTCCacattccaaaaaaaaatttcaatctgTCTACATATGTTATAATTTGTTTAGCTGACACTACATAAAACACCTAATAACATTACCTCTGTTTATTCCTTGAAGAGATTACTTGATTAAATGGGCCAACAGAATCTAACTGTGCTGACTGAATTCATTCTGATGGGAGTCACGAGGCAGCCTGAGCTACAGCTTCCActttttggggtctttttcatcaTCTACATGATCACAGTGCTGGGCAACATGGGCATAATCGTTCTGACCAAACTGGACTCCCAGCTACATAcacctatgtatttttttataagaCACCTGGCTTACATTGATCTTGGTAATTCCACAGTCATCTGTCCCAAGATGCTGGTAAATTTTGTTGTGGACAAaaatatcatttccttttctgcatGTGCTACACAGCTGGCATTCTTCATTCTGTTCATTATTAGTGAACTTTTCATCCTGTCGGCCATGGCttatgaccgctatgtggccatctgtagCCCTCTGCTCTACAATGTCATCATGTCTCCAAGACTTTGCCACGTGCTGGTGGGCATTCCATATCTCTACAGTACCTTTCAGGCTCTGATGCTCACTATCAAGATTTTTACACTGAACTTCTGTGGCTCTAATGTTATCACCCATTTCTATTGTGATGATGTTGCCTTGTTACCTATGCTCTGCTCAAATGCACACGAAATAGAATTGTTGATCATACTGTTTTCAGCATTTAATCTGATTTCCTCCCTCCTGGTGGTCCTCGTGTCCTACATGCTGATTCTGTTAGCCATATTTCGAATGCGTTCTgcagaggggaagaagaaagcTTTCTCCACGTGTGGTTCTCATCTGGCAGTGGTGACTGTGTTCTTTGGATCTCTCTTCTTTATGTACGTGCAGCCTAAATCCACTCATTCCTTTGATACTGATAAAATGGCCTCTGTGTTTTACACGTTAGTGATCCCTATGCTTAACCCTTTGATTTATAGCTTAAGGAACAAAGAGGTAAAAAATGCCTTCCACAGGGTGTTTAAGAAGTGATGCAAATTTTGTGTTTAATTATCAATATGGAGTATTGTTATAATAGCAAATGACATAGGCCAATGTcaattgctaatatttttgttaaataatatattattttttgtccCAGAGTAAATACTAATTCGAACGCAAAGACAAATCACTTTCCTTATATTTAGCCAAATTAACCATCATACTTAAATCTCAATTTAATGCCATTTCTTTATCAACATCTCTGTGTCTGATTCAGTGTTTCCTTTAGTGATTTCATAAAACACCATATTTCTTCCCATAGAAATACTTTTGAATGTCCACATCAGTAAAGTATAATTTTGATTCTGATaggtcttttttctttattggaaaGATATccttctaattttgttttcttttaattttctgaacaTATAACAAcaaatataagcaaaaagaaTCTCTTGCAGAGTGTATTTAGTTAGACCAAATTGTTGTTTTTCCTCTAAATCCATTCTtccatctctgccttttaattgaagAGTTTAATCCATGTACCTTTAAAGTAATTGTGGATAACAGACTTCTTTCTAGCTCATTGCTATTTGTTTTCGAACTGTCATAGCATTTGATGCATATTATTCACCTTTGCTTTATTAAAAGTTCCTCTTGTTTTCTGGCTGAACACTAATTATACGTTCCTATCTTGAAATGCCTATGTTCATTAAAATAATGATCAGAGAATTATTAGCTGAACAATTTCCAGACCACACAACAGGGCAGTAAGACATTAGCATTCCAAAAAAGCCAAATTGTGTATTGAGTCCTAGTTAAGGACATGGACATCTGAGAAAAATCTCAGATCTAAAATCTACCTTAGGCCCCTACTCCTACAGCTTAAAGCAAATCTCAAACAGAGTCAACTGACCTTTGTTTAAAACACTTAACATTCTTTTAGGAAAACACAACACAGCAACTCATTAACACAAAATTCACAATATTCAGCATGCAGTCACAGATACTAGACATATGAAAAAGCAGTAATATGTGGCTCCATCTAGTAGATGACTAAAATAGATTCTGAAATGATAGTGATTACAGAATTAGGAGATGacttaaaatagatattataaatattttacctaTACCTAATCATTTATCAAAATCATTAATAAtgtgatgagaaaaatgaaaaatttaaaaataaccaaatggcACTTTAAGAGATTAAACTACAATCTACGTGTCCACCAATAGATGAAATGatgatgaaaattttatatatatacacaaaggaatagGAGAGGTCTTcaaaaaattcatggaaaatgtatattatgaaaaattatgcaaggatttcaaaaatttttgcAGCAAAATATACTCATCTTAACTTGTTATATTATGTCTGAACAAGATCTAGTCTGGCACTAAGAAGAATAAGATATCAGTGTGCAAAGAGACCCTATCAGAGctacatgaattctgctaaattTGAAGCAAGGACAAACATCAATTTTATCCTTAAGCTTGGGTAGCAGAATAGTaaaatcattgatgctttacaAAAGTTTATGGGAACAATGTCCCAAAGAAATCatcagtttacaaatggataagtCGTTTTAAGAAGAGATGAGACGGTGTTGAAGATGACGCCTGCAGTGGCAGATCATCCATGGGAATTGGCAAGGAAAAATATCATCTCCTCTGTGCCATAACTCAAGACGACAATTAACAGGAGAAACAACAGCCAACACTATAGACATCTTAACTGGCTCAACTTACACAACTCTTACTGTAAAAAAGTTGAGAAAACTTTCTACTTGATGGGTGTCAAAAACTTAGCATAGAAGTTTTTGACAAATTTGTGttcatgttttcattcatatgAGGGAGCTAAAATAATTGATCCCATGGAGGTAGTGTATATAATAGTAGTTACTAAAGGCTGAGAACAttagtggggagggaaggaataaAGAGGAATTGCtcaatgggtacaaacatacagttagatagaaggaataaggtCTAGTGTTCAATAGGAAAATTGGGCAACTATAGTTACCAATAattcattgtatatttaaaaataacgaGGAACAGATGTGGAATGATCCCAACACAAgataatgataaatgtttgagatgactAATATCCAAATTAtccagatttgatcattatacattgtacatttgtatcaaaatatcacatgcatcCCATACAAATGCATAACTATttagtattcaaaatattaaaaataaatattgaaaattaaaatataagacatgaatgaatatttattgatagaTAATAATAGCATATCAcacattgaaaaataatagataacTGAATGTATACACATCATAATAGAGCCTACTCTAAAGGAAaccaaagagaaaactaaatacTGGATTAAAACTACAAGAATACACACAATGATCTTTAGAAAAATCAGAAGGCACTCATCCTTAAGAACAACTGTACTTTAAAGATACACagtaaatagataaagaaatgacTTAAAACTATTGCCTTGGAAGAGACATGTCATAAGACATTGTCTTAAcatgaatctataattatatatccagcaaaattatatattcaaCTACTATATTCTTAGTTAATGAAtgttatatgaataaatatttcctaatcttttcttctagtatttcattctctcatttactcacaaatgtgtgtgtgtgtgtgcatgtgcccaACTTCACACTTAACAATGCAGGTTCTATGAGTGGTCACCATTTTTATCCACTTTTGTGAATAAAATATTGTAGAAACTGccataatacaaattttaaaaacgtCTAAGGAATATTTGAGAAAGAGCTAATGACAAAAGAAAAGTTCagggtttaaaaaaagaaaaaaataaaagcaatgactTAGCAGCTGATTTGTATTATTACTTCTACCCTCAGGGGCACTGAAAGATCTCTTCTTGATGGATATCACATCCAGAATTAACTCAATGAATTTATAGGGGATACTTTGGAAAATAGGTAAATGGAAATATACTtccaaataattataaatagaaatccATTTCATAGCAGGTTGTGTTGTACAAAACATATGAGGAATCTCTGTGACTATCAAGAGCTAAAACTGAAGAAACCATACAGTAGATGTTGAAGGTCAGTAGACATCTACTACAGTTTCACTTATGAGTGCTGTTACATCTATCTTGTATTCTTTATTAAAATCAAGTAAATTTGATGCAGCCTGAATCTATTGATTTGTTTTTGGTGAGATTCATAGTCAATCTAAATCCAAGGTCATTCTTttcaatgtattaaataaatctattctacaatatggtttttattatacatagtaaataaaattaaaaata
It includes:
- the LOC105861263 gene encoding olfactory receptor 8K5 — its product is MGQQNLTVLTEFILMGVTRQPELQLPLFGVFFIIYMITVLGNMGIIVLTKLDSQLHTPMYFFIRHLAYIDLGNSTVICPKMLVNFVVDKNIISFSACATQLAFFILFIISELFILSAMAYDRYVAICSPLLYNVIMSPRLCHVLVGIPYLYSTFQALMLTIKIFTLNFCGSNVITHFYCDDVALLPMLCSNAHEIELLIILFSAFNLISSLLVVLVSYMLILLAIFRMRSAEGKKKAFSTCGSHLAVVTVFFGSLFFMYVQPKSTHSFDTDKMASVFYTLVIPMLNPLIYSLRNKEVKNAFHRVFKK